A stretch of DNA from Lotus japonicus ecotype B-129 chromosome 4, LjGifu_v1.2:
AAAATTGATCAGGTAGAAACTTCTGCATTAAACGTAATCATTTGTGGGATTTTAGTTTACAACTGAATTTTACAGCATTACCAGCAAAACTGATTTTTTCGTAAATGATCTAAAGATAAATCATTtcactttcaactcactttttACTCTAATCAATTTCACCTCGAAATCAATTGTGACAAATGTTGATGCAAACATGCACCCAATATGTTTGTTTTGTATACACTAGACACTATTTTGTGTGATTGGTTTCATGGTTTGCATATAATTTAAGTCAAGTTTACTCATAAGCTAAGTGTTTGTTTGTAAATTCTTCTAAAATTTATTCTAAAATCAACATCAATTATCAGGTGGTCTTTTACGAGTAATTTCTTAGCGTTAGAATTTATTCTATGGAATaaaactgatccaaacatgctataagacTTAGTATGTGTTTGGTCACACGTTTTGACAGCCTTAGAATCAATTTTCATCGACAAAATAACTTTTAGATGGTTAATAGATTTTTGGTAGAGGTTGAGAAAGTGGCTTCTACATTGGAGATAATCAATTGTGTAATTTCATAAATGGATTTCACAAGATTATCTTATAAAAACCATTATTCCTATAAACGCATTCAAATATAAAATGACTTCACTTTCAAGTATCAACTCACTTTAACTCACTTttgccaaaatcaattctattcaaaatcaattatgactAGGCTGATCCAAACACGCAATTATAGCATCTGAACAGAAGTGATTCATGCGGGAGTTCACTGTGGAACCAAACATGCTATGTGAAAGAAAGCATACCAACTAAGGTGACAAGGTCATGATCATCTAGACCTTTGGCAGCAAATTTTTGCCTCTGGACAGAAACAGGATCAAGTGGAGAAGGCATGTTGGAGGCTTGAGATGATAAGGAAACCCTCCCATCTCTTCTTCCTGTGGGTACTTGCCAACTTGGGCCATCACTCTGCCATTACCACAAGTGTTAAGTTATAACTTGACCATAATGCCTTCAAAAAGACAGGTTTGTGTActatttaaaaactaaaaaattcaTTGAGTTGAGATTATTTGAATACCAAATCAACAGCATCTCGTGCTGCCAATGCTAGGATATCAGCACATGAAACAACACCAGGACATTTGGCCTCTAATTGAGATTTTGCATCATCAATCACTTCAAAACCTCTTAGGCCAAGGTTTGGCAATGCATTCCTCTCTGCAGAAGAGCCTGCAATCAGAATTGAACCATCGCAGCCCTGTGGCATATGTTGTCAAATTTCTTGTTAACTTGTAAGCTAAAATCAAAATAAGTTTTACAAATAAATATTAAGGTTTAGCTACTTAATTTAAACTGAAATTATACATAGCTGATTAGGAACAATTTCATAGTTTGTAACATGCATAATGGAATTTTAACAATGAGGTTTGAGGTTGAGGTAGCTTCAATTACCTGGACAAAGCAATCATGGAAATGAAGCCTGAGCAGTCCAGGAGCAATGGTAGGATCTTTGTTGAAGTAGGATACAACTGTGGACCGTATGATGGTCTCAGCACTTGGACATGAACTAGAATAAAACCCTGTTTTTAGTTGGGCATGTACTGCCAATGCCATCACCAAAATCATTAGGCAGCATAATTTTACATTCATTTTGTACTAATTAATAACAATACAAGTAGAAACAAGTATGGTGCCAACTTTGAACTTGGTATTTGATAGTTAGTTCTCTCTAACTATCCCTTGCTTGCAGCATTTGTACCACTGATAGTCACTTATATAAGGGTCTGTTTGTCTCATGGCAAAAGTGGATCTTAATTACGGGATGTGATTAAGCTTTTAATAACGTTAAACATTTTGATTAAGCTTTTAGTTTGCAGAGGTCTTTCCATCACTCTTTTCTTATCTTTGATGCCTGTGCTTTATTCCTTAACGCGTTTCTGCTTTCTCTGTGTGTTATATTTTCGTCCATAATGTTCATCTTTTTGCTTTAGTTGTTGACTTGTTTTGGTTTTGTTCACATTAAATGGTTCATGTGTATTTTGGGTGAAAACTTGTTGGGATCACTTCGGTGCAAATATCGTAAATTGAGTATAAAATAAAAGATGATAGGCATTTAAATTTTAAGTAAGCACTAcgcgaaaaaaaaaaagttgaatgaCAAGCATATGGTTTTACAACCTAAGTAGAATGTTTGAAGTAGTGTTAATACTAAAATTTCTAATTTGATCAAGTAAAACATGTTAAGTTCTACATTGGTTGGATATATGAGCACTAAAGTGTTTATATATGGTAATACAATCCTCACATCATAAGGTAGTTTTTGGGTAGAGTTTAGGTTAGTTTAACTTTAAGAAAAGAGCTTCTTTAAGAAAGAGTGAGATTGAGAAATTGTTTCGAGATATATAGAATTTGAGGTCATAATTGGGAAGTATTAGTATACATGAAGAAGAATGAATGATGCAACTATGACTCGGAATCTAAGTCAATGATCTAGGTGTTGAAGAGTTCAAAACCCTATGCCCCATTCATATAGCACGAGGGAGTTGAGGTTGAATTTATTTCGAATGAATTTTAGCATTCATTTCTATCATCGTCactatcttcttcttcaattgttGGGAACGCGACTTTTAACACTTTGAGTATTTTTTTCTTACCCATCTCCTCATATTCATTGAGTGTATTGAGTTTCAATCCATGTCATCGAATCTTTCGAAGAATATTGCAAGAGACATGTTGGCTAGGTTTCTTGATTTCACGACTTTCACCCCGAGATATTAATTCCTACTCAAATCTTCATCGGCGAAGGTCTATTCTAAGAAGGTGCATTGTTCGTGTAAATATAATGATGTTAAAAAGAGTAggcttaattgtacttttggtccctcaactttggccttcctgcgaaaatcgtccccaaactttaaaattagcaaaaaaaagtccctaacgtttacacccggttgcaaaattggttttccgtccaattccaACGAATTCtgggataaaaattaaaaaaaaaacctaaaaattggtgaatgttcatcttcttcaaacatcttcatcatcatcatcttcaacataaAGCTGAaacagggaaaaaaaaaatcaatctccTCAAACCCAGTCACCATCAAACACCTTACATAAAAAGAAAACCATCAAACACCTTACATAAAAAAGCAAATCCTTTCCATTCTCCTTTCACTCAAAGAAATCAGAGTACATTTTTAGGATTTGAGGTCAGATATGTGGGAATCTAGAtccagcaccaccaccaccttcttctTCGAAACCACTTCCTTCTTTCGCTAGAGCCATTTGCCAccacttcctcctcttcttc
This window harbors:
- the LOC130709855 gene encoding peroxidase 25-like — protein: MNVKLCCLMILVMALAVHAQLKTGFYSSSCPSAETIIRSTVVSYFNKDPTIAPGLLRLHFHDCFVQGCDGSILIAGSSAERNALPNLGLRGFEVIDDAKSQLEAKCPGVVSCADILALAARDAVDLSDGPSWQVPTGRRDGRVSLSSQASNMPSPLDPVSVQRQKFAAKGLDDHDLVTLVGAHTIGQTDCRFFSYRLYNFTTSGNADPSISLAFLSQLQALCPKNGDGLRKVALDKGSAAKFDVSFFKNVRDGNGVLESDQRLWEDSATRSVVQNYGGNIRGLLGLRFNFEFPKAMIKMSGVEVKTGSHGEIRKVCSKFN